A single window of Sphingobacteriales bacterium DNA harbors:
- a CDS encoding esterase family protein, producing the protein MFEGWIAFLLRRKKSVNINASPDFSDSYAPPLRQHYRSHFLQRTIYIDIFSPTAAATPTQDKFPFLVLNDGQDAEALRLRPALNDLAHQYGVAPVVFALHTNERRLQEYGTAHTADYKGRGALAAAYTQCVVRELLPWLRRHYHLEERGVIAGCSLGGLSAFDIGWHCADVFKKVGVFSGSFWWNDSAKHEESERIVPKRIAQTSHKPALKFWLQAGTNDETDDRNNNGIIDAIDDTLDVIVALAQKGFRPYDEVVYVEVENGKHDTATWAAVLPDFLKWAFVEK; encoded by the coding sequence ATGTTTGAAGGTTGGATAGCGTTTTTATTGAGGCGAAAAAAGTCAGTAAACATCAATGCTTCTCCTGATTTTTCAGATAGCTACGCGCCGCCTTTGCGACAACATTATCGCTCGCATTTTTTGCAACGCACTATTTATATAGATATTTTTTCGCCGACTGCGGCAGCCACACCGACTCAGGATAAATTTCCTTTTTTAGTACTCAATGACGGTCAAGATGCAGAGGCGTTGCGCTTGCGTCCAGCTCTTAACGATTTGGCGCATCAATACGGTGTTGCTCCCGTGGTTTTTGCGCTGCATACCAACGAACGCCGCCTGCAAGAATACGGCACTGCCCATACCGCCGACTACAAAGGGCGGGGTGCATTGGCAGCAGCCTATACGCAATGTGTGGTGCGGGAGCTTTTGCCCTGGCTGCGCCGACATTATCATTTGGAGGAAAGGGGGGTGATAGCGGGCTGTTCTCTGGGCGGTTTGTCTGCTTTTGATATAGGTTGGCATTGTGCAGATGTATTTAAAAAAGTGGGTGTATTTTCGGGGTCTTTCTGGTGGAATGATAGTGCAAAGCACGAAGAAAGTGAGCGCATCGTTCCGAAACGGATAGCGCAGACAAGTCACAAACCCGCTTTGAAATTTTGGTTGCAGGCAGGTACGAATGACGAAACAGACGACCGCAACAACAATGGTATCATTGATGCCATTGACGACACCTTAGATGTGATAGTGGCACTGGCTCAAAAAGGTTTTCGTCCGTATGATGAGGTGGTATATGTAGAGGTTGAAAACGGAAAGCACGATACAGCAACTTGGGCGGCGGTGCTGCCCGATTTTTTGAAGTGGGCTTTTGTAGAAAAATAA
- a CDS encoding esterase, whose product MKEQYIKWHSPNLSGEIDCLVFGDRGLPVIAFPTSMGSVQQNKDFGLIGSAWWFVQNGLVKIYSVGAVDKYSWYNKKIHPAERVKNHMWYDRMIYEELVPRCLAETGHSKVATAGCSFGGYHATNFGFRHPDKVRYILNMGAAFDIRSHLNGYYDENVYFNNPTDFMPHCWDDHFRELFVFLGVGEHDFCLDANQKMSNLLTQKNIGNWLDVRPGQVHDWPAWREMFPHYLSLMTK is encoded by the coding sequence ATGAAAGAACAATACATTAAATGGCATTCGCCCAACTTGAGCGGCGAAATAGATTGCTTGGTTTTCGGCGATCGGGGTTTACCAGTCATTGCATTTCCTACTTCGATGGGGTCGGTGCAGCAGAATAAGGATTTTGGACTTATAGGCAGCGCGTGGTGGTTTGTACAAAATGGCTTGGTGAAAATTTACAGCGTGGGTGCAGTGGACAAGTACAGTTGGTACAACAAAAAAATTCACCCCGCCGAGCGCGTAAAAAACCACATGTGGTACGACCGTATGATTTACGAAGAACTTGTGCCGCGCTGCTTGGCAGAAACCGGACATTCCAAAGTAGCTACTGCCGGTTGCAGTTTTGGGGGCTATCACGCCACCAATTTCGGCTTCCGCCACCCCGACAAAGTGCGCTATATCCTCAATATGGGTGCTGCTTTTGATATTCGCTCGCACCTCAACGGCTACTACGACGAAAATGTTTATTTCAACAACCCCACCGACTTTATGCCGCATTGCTGGGACGATCACTTCCGCGAGTTGTTTGTGTTTTTGGGCGTGGGTGAACACGATTTTTGTTTAGATGCCAACCAGAAAATGTCCAATTTGCTCACTCAAAAAAATATCGGCAACTGGTTAGATGTGCGCCCCGGACAAGTACACGATTGGCCCGCGTGGCGTGAAATGTTTCCACATTATCTGTCTTTAATGACTAAATAA
- a CDS encoding phenylalanine 4-monooxygenase, with protein sequence MVQNYAAYTAQDFAVWKLLFERQMKILPHLAAPAYIEGIAAIGFMAEQIPNFDDINRRLEVLTGWRLKCVPGIIEEADFFQLLANREFPATSWLRRLDELDYLPEPDMFHDVFGHVPLLTKQVFCDFYENIGILGTQYLHNPQAVAMLGRLYWFTVEFGLMLEKDEKRIYGACILSSHSETKFSLSEVPQHLPFDAAKILNTPYENDKIQSAYFVIDSFEELFHSLAEVRQVLEQN encoded by the coding sequence ATGGTGCAAAATTATGCGGCTTATACAGCGCAGGATTTTGCGGTATGGAAATTACTTTTTGAAAGGCAGATGAAAATTTTGCCGCATTTGGCAGCCCCCGCTTATATAGAGGGCATAGCAGCCATTGGTTTTATGGCGGAGCAAATCCCGAATTTTGACGACATCAACCGCCGCTTGGAAGTTCTTACCGGCTGGCGGCTCAAATGCGTACCCGGTATTATTGAGGAGGCGGATTTTTTTCAGTTGCTCGCCAATCGTGAGTTTCCGGCTACTTCGTGGTTGCGCCGACTTGATGAGTTGGATTATTTACCGGAGCCGGATATGTTTCATGATGTGTTTGGGCATGTGCCTTTGCTCACCAAGCAGGTTTTTTGCGATTTTTATGAAAATATCGGTATTTTAGGCACTCAATATCTGCACAATCCGCAGGCTGTTGCCATGCTGGGGCGTTTGTATTGGTTTACGGTAGAGTTTGGACTGATGCTCGAAAAAGATGAAAAACGCATCTACGGGGCTTGCATTCTTTCTTCTCATAGCGAAACAAAATTTTCACTGAGCGAAGTGCCGCAGCATTTACCTTTTGATGCGGCGAAGATTTTAAACACTCCTTACGAAAACGACAAAATTCAGTCGGCGTATTTTGTTATTGATTCTTTTGAGGAGTTGTTTCATTCCTTGGCGGAGGTGCGGCAGGTGCTGGAGCAAAATTAA
- a CDS encoding translation initiation factor: MSPTSYQLLYPAIWCCEGKNIFITFVGKLKLFMKKYSLEDFKAAFKDTVPEENHSEETNTATEQDALPPKPQTIHLYIERKHRGGKTVTLLRNIQGSEAQLEQLSKWLKTQCGGGGSLKDGEILLQGEHREKVKNLLEKQGYKTKLC, from the coding sequence ATGAGCCCGACGAGCTACCAACTGCTCTACCCCGCGATTTGGTGCTGCGAAGGTAAAAACATTTTTATTACTTTTGTAGGAAAATTAAAATTATTTATGAAAAAATATTCTTTGGAAGATTTTAAGGCTGCTTTTAAAGATACTGTTCCCGAAGAAAATCATTCGGAAGAAACCAACACTGCCACCGAACAAGATGCCTTGCCACCCAAACCGCAAACCATACATTTGTATATAGAGCGCAAGCACCGTGGCGGCAAAACCGTAACTTTGTTGCGTAATATTCAGGGCAGTGAGGCACAATTGGAACAGTTGAGCAAGTGGCTCAAAACACAATGTGGTGGCGGCGGTTCTCTGAAAGACGGCGAAATTTTATTGCAGGGCGAACACCGTGAAAAAGTGAAAAATTTATTGGAAAAACAAGGCTATAAAACCAAATTATGCTAA
- a CDS encoding ribose-phosphate pyrophosphokinase: MKSKKHLLYATRAYTYLAEKILLVADHYQAGNIEHKQFPDGEHYLRIIDDVKGKNVALLGGTISDTDTLELYDLAFGLVKQGALSLTLVIPYFGYSTMERAVHAGEVVVAKSRAVLFSSLPTAPLGSRILMFDLHSEGIPHYFDSQIHTAHIYCKPLVYQAVHELSGGQEYVLASTDAGRAKWVESLANDLRAEAAYIIKKRISGDSTAVLSVNANVQGKPVIIYDDMIRTGGSLLKAAETYLSKGATQVSVITTHGIFVNNALERLQNSGLIHAVYCSDSYPRAQALQNGFLKVISMAGLIAEHL; the protein is encoded by the coding sequence GTGAAATCAAAAAAACACCTGCTGTACGCTACACGCGCTTATACCTATCTCGCCGAAAAAATATTGCTTGTTGCCGACCATTATCAGGCGGGAAATATAGAGCACAAACAGTTTCCGGACGGCGAACATTATCTGCGAATTATTGATGATGTAAAAGGTAAAAATGTGGCATTGCTAGGCGGTACTATCTCTGATACCGATACGCTGGAACTCTATGATTTGGCTTTTGGATTGGTAAAACAAGGGGCTTTATCACTCACGCTCGTCATTCCCTATTTCGGATATTCTACGATGGAGCGCGCCGTACATGCAGGCGAAGTGGTGGTTGCCAAAAGTAGGGCTGTTTTGTTTTCTTCTTTGCCTACCGCTCCTTTAGGCAGCCGCATTTTGATGTTTGACCTGCACTCCGAAGGTATTCCCCATTATTTCGACAGCCAAATTCACACGGCGCATATCTATTGCAAACCCTTGGTGTATCAGGCAGTACACGAATTGAGCGGCGGACAAGAATATGTACTCGCAAGCACCGATGCGGGCAGAGCCAAATGGGTAGAGTCTTTAGCCAACGATTTGAGAGCAGAAGCGGCTTATATTATCAAAAAACGCATTTCCGGCGATAGTACCGCCGTATTGAGTGTAAATGCCAATGTACAAGGAAAACCCGTCATTATTTATGATGATATGATACGCACCGGCGGTTCATTACTCAAAGCCGCCGAAACTTATCTTTCAAAAGGGGCTACGCAAGTATCTGTGATTACCACACACGGAATTTTCGTAAATAATGCTTTAGAGCGTTTACAAAACAGCGGCTTGATACACGCTGTTTATTGCAGCGACTCTTATCCGCGTGCGCAAGCCTTACAAAACGGATTTTTAAAAGTTATCAGTATGGCGGGGTTGATAGCAGAGCACCTGTAA